In Xiphophorus maculatus strain JP 163 A chromosome 2, X_maculatus-5.0-male, whole genome shotgun sequence, one genomic interval encodes:
- the znf276 gene encoding zinc finger protein 276 — translation MKKKPRRLKISSPQTAADGCEGRKTGDRETLLNTVPSTTDGLSPERTAMDTNSHFSVIKDDEEKDPESKSRCSGRTSSAVCRLCHGKFSPRSLRHAFSRWPPGPLRALDLAAPSPLLDPAAPSPLPFHSDFQRLVGVRLDRDPRLSDFICKRCHTKFYKCHSILRRFLQRVNLPALRTGNRRNLKGPNAPANESPGKPPCFPSSEPPCFASDPKCLHSLVGWAHRHGEACTSCPDLKEVLEGRCGGSLRAVWGCADGHRYIMDTQNAAAGYLGDQVGYLWRRSNEEDGVEKVLDGRMDPGTQQNQDDWAKGFPEEATSPAPGPLQDRTADSDLSDRAISEEELQENRARSDEEMFDPVQNQRTSRLSRTRRRQNPKTLEEPRVRKKPGPKPGWKNQFRPKGEELPNIYKCPYQGCTAVYRAPDGLKKHIKEHHEDMRERPCPHPGCNKVFMIDRYLQRHIKLIHTEERNYICDQCGQTFKQRKHLSVHQMRHSGAKPLQCEVCGFQCRQRASLKYHMTKHKAESDLAFECRTCRKRFEKPHNLNVHMSMVHPPVLAEARQAGPVRLQTIGLTGELVLQDQDR, via the exons atgaagaagaaaccTCGGCGTCTAAAGATCTCATCGCCTCAGACAGCAGCCGATGGATGTGAGGGGAGGAAGACTGGAGACAGAGAGACTCTGCTGAACACCGTCCCCTCAACCACAGACGGCTTGTCTCCTGAAAGGACGGCGATGGACACAAACTCACACTTCAGTGTGATAaaagatgatgaagagaaaGATCCAGAGAGCAAGTCCAGATGTTCAG GAAGGACGTCCAGCGCCGTCTGTCGTCTCTGCCACGGAAAGTTCTCCCCACGCAGTCTGAGGCATGCCTTCAGCAGGTGGCCTCCAGGGCCGCTGCGGGCCCTGGACCTGGCTGCCCCGTCGCCCCTTTTGGACCCGGCCGCCCCGTCTCCCCTCCCGTTCCATTCGGACTTCCAGCGTCTGGTCGGAGTGCGGTTGGACCGGGATCCACGGCTCTCAGACTTCATCTGCAAAAGGTGCCACACCAAGTTCTACAAGTGCCACAGCATCCTGCGGCGGTTCCTGCAGAGGGTCAACCTGCCGGCGCTCAGAACCGGGAACCG GAGGAACCTGAAGGGTCCGAACGCGCCGGCAAATGAGTCGCCAGGAA AACCACCGTGCTTCCCGTCTTCAGAACCGCCATGCTTCGCCTCTGACCCAAAGTGCCTTCACAGCCTGGTGGGTTGGGCACACCGCCACGGCGAGGCTTGCACTTCCTGCCCCGACCTGAAGGAGGTGCTGGAGGGGCGGTGCGGGGGCTCCCTGAGGGCCGTGTGGGGATGCGCCGACGGCCACCGTTACATCATGGACACTCAGAATGCCGCCGCCGGTTACCTGGGAGACCAGGTGGGCTACTTGTGGAGGCGGAGCAACGAGGAGGATGGAGTCGAGAAAGTtctggatggacggatggacccaggaacccaacagaaccaggacGACTGGGCCAAAG GCTTTCCTGAGGAGGCGACATCGCCGGCACCCGGCCCGCTCCAAGACCGGACCGCTGACAGCGACCTGTCGGACAG GGCAATCTCTGAGGAGGAGCTCCAGGAGAACCGGGCCCGGTCCGATGAGGAGATGTTTGACCCAGTCCAGAACCAGAG aaCCTCGAGGCTCAGCAGAACCCGGAGGAGGCAGAACCCAAAAACCTTGGAGGAACCCCGAGTCCGAAAGAAACCCGGACCCAAACCGGGTTGGAAGAACCAGTTCCGGCCCAAAGG gGAGGAACTTCCCAACATCTACAAGTGTCCGTACCAGGGCTGCACCGCCGTCTACCGAGCACCTGACGGGTTAAAG AAACACATTAAGGAGCATCATGAGGACATGAGGGAGCGGCCGTGCCCCCATCCCGGCTGCAACAAGGTGTTCATGATCGACCGCTACCTGCAGAGGCACATCAAGCTCATCCACACAG AGGAGAGGAACTACATCTGTGATCAGTGCGGTCAGACCTTCAAGCAGCGGAAACACCTGTCGGTTCATCAGATGAGACATTCAGGAGCCAAACCGCTGCA GTGCGAGGTTTGCGGCTTCCAGTGCCGCCAGCGGGCGTCCCTCAAGTATCACATGACCAAGCACAAAGCCGAGTCCGACCTGGCCTTCGAGTGCCGGACCTGCCGCAAGCGCTTTGAGAAGCCTCACAACCTCAACGTCCACATGTCCATGGTCCATCCGCCGGTTCTGGCCGAGGCCCGGCAAGCCGGCCCGGTTCGCCTGCAGACCATTGGCCTCACCGGAGAGCTGGTCCTGCAGGACCAGGACAGATGA